A window of Thiocapsa bogorovii genomic DNA:
ACATCGTCTCGAACTTCAAGGGCACCGCAGCCTGACGCTCCCGAAGCGTCTCGAGGTCACACTCGAGGCCGCCGATCGCGAGATGCTCGACGAGCAGCGCGGGGCGATCCGGTTCTTTCCCGACGGGAGCTCGACCGGGGGCCGCATCATCCTGGCGAACGACGACACCGGCTACCAGGTCGGTGTCGTTTGGTTGACGGGGCGCATCCGCATGGCGCCGTGGAGCGCGCGTTGAGGATCCTGCGGCAGAAAAGACGACCTCAGTCCGGCTTTTCGCTTCTCGAGGTCTTGGTCGCCTTCGCCATCCTCTCCGTGTCGCTCGGTGTCCTGATGCAGATCTTTTCGCAAGCCTCGCGGGCCACCCTGGTGTCCTCCCAATACAGCCGTGCCGCTTCGTTGGCCGAGTCCAAGCTCAATGCCGTGGGTACGGCGATCCCCTTGGAGGAAGGCTCCGTTTCGGGCGGCCCCGAGGGTGGCATTGCTTGGGAGGTGACCATCCTACCGGTCACCCTCGGCGAGGAGTTCGGTGCCGAGCCGCCAGCCACGCCCTACCGTGTCAACGCGACCGCGCTCTGGCAGGACGGGACCCAGGTCCGCAGCTTGACGCTTTCGACCTTGCGGCTCGGCGAACGGTTCTGAGCCGCGTCCGCCATGCCATGGAGCGTTTTCAACCGGGATCGGCTTCGAATGAGTCAACGATCCTCGCAGCAGACGCGGTTCAGGAGTATGCATCTTATGGATTTTGCATGCGTCGGCACCGGTTCTCTCGGTTTCCCGGCGAAGACGGGCCCCTACCGAATCGCCGTCTTCGCTGCGGCTTGGTCTCGGACGCGTGCGACGAGAGTCCGGCGTCGGTCGCGTGACTCCGTGGGCTTTACCCTGATCGAGCTGCTCATCGCCCTGGCCATCGTCAGTCTCATCACCTTGATGCTTTTTTCCGGATTGAGCCTCGGATCGCGGGCTTGGGAAGGAGTAGACGCGACCTCCGAGCGGGTCTCCGAGGTTCGGGTCGCACGCGATTTTCTGATGTCGACCTTGAGTCAGGCTCGGGCGACGACCTTGACGCTCGACGCCGAGATGATCAGCGTTTTTGCCGGCGACGCC
This region includes:
- a CDS encoding GspH/FimT family pseudopilin; its protein translation is MNPVARRRSRRGFTLVELLVVLAIAALAMSAVPPLFSAAMPGVEMKAAARRTVSSLRLARELAIRQGTEVALIVDVEQHRLELQGHRSLTLPKRLEVTLEAADREMLDEQRGAIRFFPDGSSTGGRIILANDDTGYQVGVVWLTGRIRMAPWSAR
- a CDS encoding type IV pilus modification PilV family protein, translating into MRILRQKRRPQSGFSLLEVLVAFAILSVSLGVLMQIFSQASRATLVSSQYSRAASLAESKLNAVGTAIPLEEGSVSGGPEGGIAWEVTILPVTLGEEFGAEPPATPYRVNATALWQDGTQVRSLTLSTLRLGERF